The Pectobacterium sp. A5351 genome contains the following window.
GTTCAGCGCGGTGGCGGATGCGCTGCTGATTAATGTCGGGACGTTGGAGCGTACACGTGCCGATGCGATGCGGACGGCGGTAAACAGCGCGCATCTGGCGGGGAAACCGTGGGTGCTCGATCCGGTTGCCGTAGGCGGCTTGACCTTTCGGAGCGAATTTTGTCGGGAATTGCTGGCATGGAAACCCGAGGCGATTCGCGGCAATGCATCTGAAATCATGGCGCTGGCGGGGTTAGCCGCACAGGGGCGTGGCGTCGATAGCGCCGACGATTCGCTGGCGGCGCTTCCTGCTGCGCGTGAACTGGCGAGAAAGGTGGGGACGATCGTTGCGGTGACTGGCGTGGTGGATTATGTCACGGACGGCGAACGTGATATTGCGGTAAGCGGCGGCGATAGCATGATGACGCGCGTGGTTGGTACGGGCTGTGCGCTGTCGGCGGTCGTCGCGGGTTTCTGTGCTCTGGAAGGGGAACGATTATCCCACGTGGCGGCGGCGTGCTATGTCATGGCATTAGCGGGGCAGCAGGCAGCTTTGACATCGCAAGGAACGGGGAGTTTTATACCCAATTTCCTTGATAGGCTCTATACCCTGCGCGCGGAGGATCTGGCATGAAGCGTATCAATGCGTTGACGATTGCAGGCACCGATCCGAGCGGCGGTGCGGGTATTCAGGCGGATTTAAAAGCCTTTTCCGCGTTAGGGGCTTATGGGACGTCAGTCATTACTGCGCTGGTGGCGCAAAATACGCGCGGCGTGCAGTCTGTCTACCGGATTGAACCGGATTTTGTCGCGGTGCAGCTGGATTCGGTGCTGAGCGATGTACGTATCGACAGCGCCAAGATTGGCATGCTGGCGCAGACCGATATTGTTGACGCGGTTGCCGAACGCCTGCGCCATTATGCCGTGCCTTTCGTGGTGTTGGATACGGTGATGCTGGCGAAAAGTGGCGATCCGTTATTGGCACCGGAGGCGGTGGAGTCGATCCGTCGTGAACTGCTGCCGCTGGTTTCTCTGATTACGCCCAATCTGCCGGAAGCCGCGGCGCTGCTGAATACGTCACCGGCCACCAACGAGCGGGAAATGCGCGAACAAGGTGAAGCGCTGCTGGCTATGGGCTGTCAGGCGGTGCTGATGAAAGGCGGACACCTGAGCGAAGCGGAAAGCCCGGACTGGCTGTTCAGCCGACAGGCCGAACCGCAG
Protein-coding sequences here:
- the thiM gene encoding hydroxyethylthiazole kinase; the protein is MNTRPADFSAAQAATSLTQFRSASPLVHCLTNDVVQSFTANVLLALNASPAMVVDPEEAAQFSAVADALLINVGTLERTRADAMRTAVNSAHLAGKPWVLDPVAVGGLTFRSEFCRELLAWKPEAIRGNASEIMALAGLAAQGRGVDSADDSLAALPAARELARKVGTIVAVTGVVDYVTDGERDIAVSGGDSMMTRVVGTGCALSAVVAGFCALEGERLSHVAAACYVMALAGQQAALTSQGTGSFIPNFLDRLYTLRAEDLA
- the thiD gene encoding bifunctional hydroxymethylpyrimidine kinase/phosphomethylpyrimidine kinase gives rise to the protein MKRINALTIAGTDPSGGAGIQADLKAFSALGAYGTSVITALVAQNTRGVQSVYRIEPDFVAVQLDSVLSDVRIDSAKIGMLAQTDIVDAVAERLRHYAVPFVVLDTVMLAKSGDPLLAPEAVESIRRELLPLVSLITPNLPEAAALLNTSPATNEREMREQGEALLAMGCQAVLMKGGHLSEAESPDWLFSRQAEPQRFSSPRVNTRHTHGTGCTLSAALAALRPRHDSWSETVYAAKDYLQQALQQADTLEVGHGIGPVHHFHRWW